Part of the Blastocatellia bacterium genome, GCATTGAGTATACGCTGGTCAGCCCAGAGATTGACTCCGAAGAAATCGGGACCTAGAAAATGTACCTCACGGTCATGATCATGGTCCGTCCACCGACGTTAGTCTGTCCGAGGTTGAGGAACGTATCCACGTTGGTGGCGTTGCTTACGGTTCGCGCCGGAATGACGGTGAAGTTCCGATACATGAACACATTGAACACCTCCCAGCGGAGCTGCAACGACTGGCTTTCACCGAACGTGCGGATGTTCTTAACCAATGCTGCGTCCAGGTTACGTGTGTCACCAACGCGCTCGGTATTGCGGCCTGCTGTCCCGACAATGCCCGAGTTGGTCGGATTAAACACATAGAACGGATTGGCGACATTGGCTGCTGTCGGCAACGGGTATGTGCCGCTCAGGTTGATGCTCGGGCGCTGCGAATCGGTAACCGTTGCAATCTGGCCGGGCAGAATGCCCAGAGCATTGGCGCTGTTGAGCACCGTGTACGGAATGCCTTTAGCCAGTACGGCAATACCCGAAACCTGCCAACCGCCCAGTATTCGGTTCATGATCGGATTGCTCTCCATGAAGTTGGGGAATTGGTAAATGAAGTTGGCCACGAACCGGTGTGGTTGGTCAAATCCGGAGCGAGCTCGATCCAACTTATAGTTGAGCGGATTGGCCGGCAGCGTATTATTCGTCTGACCACCCAGAATGTCATCGCTATCGTTGATGAACGAGCTGTAGGTGTAGTTGGCCTGGAACTGCAAGCCACGGCTGAAGCGCTTCTCCACCGTTAGTTGCATTGAGTGATAGACGGACTGGGCTAACCCGTCGCCAACGAGGATAGAGCCACGCGTTGGGTCAACGCGATACCCCGTAATCTGACCCTGCGCATTGCGGATGGGTTGCAGGTTGGGCAGAATCTGCGCGTAGACGCTGGGGTTGGCATTGACAGCCGCGGCGGTGAACCCCAAATTGGTCTCCACCTCGCGAACCAGCTTCACCCCGCGCGAGCCGACGTAGTACAGCTTAAACACATAATCGCTGTAGAACTGTCGTTCGATACCCAGTGAGAATTGTTGCCCATACGGTTGGGCAATTCGCTTGTTGGGCGAGTAGAGTCGCACAGGCAGCGTGTTGGGATTGCCGCCCCGCGCCACAAAATCTTGTGGCGTCGGTGGCGCCGGACGGTTGGCCGGATTGAACAGGCGCTGTCCGGTAATCGGGCTGATGGAGACGGTCACCCCGCGTGGGAAATTGCGCGAGTTGTTCAGCAAGATGTTTTGAAACACCTGGTCATAGGAAATGGCGTAGCCGCCGCGAATGACCGTGCGGTCTGTGCCGAGCAAACGTCCCAGCCAGCCCTCTCTGCGTGGGCTCCAGGCAAAACCGAAGCGCGGCGCCCAGTTGTTGATGTCTGCCTTGGCGTTGGAGAAATAGCCGAACGGCGCGCTGGTGAACTCGTAGCGCACGCCCAGGTTGAGCGTGAAGTTTGGTTTCACGCGGAAATCATCCTGGAAGAACGCGCCGACCTCGGTCGTGCGTGCTGGCACATACCCGTCGCCGGCAAATTGCGAGAAGCTCGCGTTGCGGTCAAAGAGGAAATCAGCCAATGAGGGATATGTGACAGTGCCTCGCGAATTGGGCGCAAAGAACGAATTGAGCTGGTATCGGAGGATGTTCACACCACCCTTGAGCGCGTGCCGCCCGAAGCTATGAGAGATGTTATCCGTGTACTCATAGACATTATCAGTGCGGAACTGCGGGAAGTTGGCGTTGCCCACCGCATTGAAGCCGGTGATGGAGAACGAAGGCGGCAGATTCTCCGGGAACTTAATCCGCCGTCGAGAGTAGGTGAAGCGAAACTCATTGACGGTGGTCGGGCCGAACAAGTGAACCTCATTGAGCGTGAGGCTCTGATCCCGTTGATTCTGTCCGATCTCATTACCGGGAATCGCCGATGGCGAACCGGGGTCCTCAAAGTTGAAGATCAGATACCGGCCA contains:
- a CDS encoding TonB-dependent receptor; the encoded protein is MKQASVLWRLCALSLLFVLSGAIALAQTIYGSISGTVSDPSGAVIVGAQVTIKNIETGLTRETTTNDQGLYRVSTLPVGQYSVQVAAPGFRTLIRQPIAVSVAVDTSVDLVLEPTAGQEVVTVTAEAPIIEMTKSQLSKSVESRRILELPGRNVLTGLALLQPGTTPNNNGRPGSGFSVNGGRTRSNNFTIDGANNNDQSLSIPRQTLPPEAIQEFQLVTNNFSAEYGRNSGSYVNVITRSGTNEFHGIVMYTWNGNSFDALTTGEERTFKAARAAGLTEKQALRRARGVVVDHLGGFTIGGPIKKNHTFFFNSYDREWYRTTAVPTPTIAISPQGLANLRAAASQFAPGALDFLTQTFPTANDPTPRGSITVATPGGNVAVPLQQFNRALTGSFPYGRDSWRWMPKIDTRLGPKDTFSGRYLIFNFEDPGSPSAIPGNEIGQNQRDQSLTLNEVHLFGPTTVNEFRFTYSRRRIKFPENLPPSFSITGFNAVGNANFPQFRTDNVYEYTDNISHSFGRHALKGGVNILRYQLNSFFAPNSRGTVTYPSLADFLFDRNASFSQFAGDGYVPARTTEVGAFFQDDFRVKPNFTLNLGVRYEFTSAPFGYFSNAKADINNWAPRFGFAWSPRREGWLGRLLGTDRTVIRGGYAISYDQVFQNILLNNSRNFPRGVTVSISPITGQRLFNPANRPAPPTPQDFVARGGNPNTLPVRLYSPNKRIAQPYGQQFSLGIERQFYSDYVFKLYYVGSRGVKLVREVETNLGFTAAAVNANPSVYAQILPNLQPIRNAQGQITGYRVDPTRGSILVGDGLAQSVYHSMQLTVEKRFSRGLQFQANYTYSSFINDSDDILGGQTNNTLPANPLNYKLDRARSGFDQPHRFVANFIYQFPNFMESNPIMNRILGGWQVSGIAVLAKGIPYTVLNSANALGILPGQIATVTDSQRPSINLSGTYPLPTAANVANPFYVFNPTNSGIVGTAGRNTERVGDTRNLDAALVKNIRTFGESQSLQLRWEVFNVFMYRNFTVIPARTVSNATNVDTFLNLGQTNVGGRTMIMTVRYIF